The following proteins come from a genomic window of Pseudomonadota bacterium:
- the tatB gene encoding twin-arginine translocase subunit TatB, producing the protein MFGIGLTEIIIILIVALLVVGPKKLPELARTLGRGMAEFRRATDDFKDSVYRDDNAETEDLQKSVERRRIGRVAPSPEPMPSVVPATLNPEVTAEVPPKKDEPSQIDNREDFKKAGS; encoded by the coding sequence ATGTTCGGTATCGGATTAACTGAAATAATTATCATATTGATTGTTGCCTTACTGGTCGTTGGCCCGAAAAAGCTGCCTGAGCTGGCTCGTACCTTAGGCCGAGGTATGGCGGAATTCAGACGGGCAACCGATGATTTTAAAGACAGTGTTTATCGCGATGATAACGCTGAAACCGAAGATCTCCAGAAAAGCGTGGAACGCCGTCGTATCGGCCGGGTTGCTCCCTCACCGGAGCCCATGCCTTCAGTGGTTCCGGCAACTTTGAACCCAGAGGTGACGGCGGAAGTACCCCCCAAAAAAGACGAGCCCAGCCAGATTGATAACCGAGAGGATTTCAAGAAAGCCGGATCATGA
- a CDS encoding 4Fe-4S dicluster domain-containing protein, translated as MEERMYVITDECVACGTCAEECPEDAISEAGDIYEIDQDKCVECGSCVEVCPTDAIEER; from the coding sequence ATGGAGGAAAGAATGTACGTAATTACTGATGAATGTGTAGCTTGTGGTACTTGTGCTGAAGAGTGTCCGGAAGATGCAATCAGCGAAGCTGGTGATATTTATGAAATCGACCAGGACAAATGCGTAGAGTGCGGCTCCTGTGTTGAGGTATGTCCGACGGACGCGATTGAAGAAAGATAA
- a CDS encoding ribosome recycling factor produces MMVAEVVDEGSSSMQKTLEALKRELGRVRTGRASLSLLDGIKIDYFGTPTPLNQVASLAIPESRLISIQPWDSTVIPAIEKAINKSDLGINPSNDGKQIRLSIPRPTEERRKELVKVVKKIGETSKISLRSNRRDAIEMLKSLEKDKEITEDENKKGQAEIQKLTDDFVKKVDKVISDKEKEVMSI; encoded by the coding sequence ATGATGGTTGCTGAAGTTGTTGATGAAGGCAGCAGCAGCATGCAAAAAACGCTCGAAGCTTTGAAACGGGAACTTGGTCGGGTGCGTACCGGGAGAGCTTCACTTTCTTTGCTTGACGGCATCAAAATAGACTATTTTGGAACCCCGACGCCCTTGAATCAGGTCGCTTCGCTGGCAATTCCGGAAAGTCGTCTGATTTCAATCCAGCCGTGGGACAGCACTGTAATCCCAGCTATAGAGAAAGCCATCAATAAATCAGATTTGGGAATAAATCCAAGTAATGATGGCAAGCAGATCCGTCTGAGCATTCCGAGACCAACTGAAGAGCGGCGCAAAGAATTGGTCAAGGTAGTAAAAAAGATCGGAGAGACCAGTAAAATTTCGTTGCGTTCAAACCGGCGAGATGCTATCGAGATGCTAAAATCTCTGGAGAAGGATAAGGAAATTACTGAAGACGAGAACAAAAAAGGGCAGGCTGAGATTCAGAAGCTGACCGATGATTTTGTCAAGAAGGTAGATAAAGTGATTTCCGATAAAGAGAAAGAAGTTATGTCTATTTAG
- a CDS encoding UMP kinase, which produces MSTVKTRSVFNRVLLKLSGEALMGGGEYGIEPTAISGFAEEIVELHRLGLQTAIVIGGGNIFRGITAAAKGMDRSTADYMGMLATVINGLALQDAIERLGVKVRVMTAISMHEVAEPYIRRRAVRHLEKGRIVIFVAGTGNPFFSTDTAAALRAMEIQADIILKATKVDGIYDSDPMTNPQARRFDQLTYLEVLQKELKVMDAAAISVCMDNDLPILVFNLTKRGNILRVVCGENIGTRVGQLKENSE; this is translated from the coding sequence ATGTCGACGGTGAAAACCCGTTCGGTTTTCAACCGAGTTTTACTTAAGCTCTCCGGTGAAGCTCTGATGGGCGGAGGAGAGTACGGGATTGAGCCCACTGCGATTTCCGGTTTTGCGGAAGAGATTGTCGAGCTCCATCGCTTGGGGTTGCAAACCGCGATAGTCATTGGTGGCGGCAATATTTTTCGTGGCATAACCGCTGCGGCCAAAGGCATGGATCGTTCGACAGCCGATTATATGGGAATGCTGGCCACGGTTATCAACGGCTTGGCACTTCAGGATGCAATTGAGCGCTTGGGGGTCAAGGTTCGGGTTATGACCGCTATTTCCATGCATGAAGTAGCTGAGCCGTATATTCGGCGGCGGGCAGTGCGTCATCTCGAAAAGGGAAGAATAGTTATCTTTGTTGCCGGTACCGGCAACCCTTTTTTTTCGACTGATACCGCTGCGGCTCTGCGTGCTATGGAGATTCAGGCCGATATAATTCTGAAAGCAACTAAGGTTGACGGTATCTATGACAGCGATCCGATGACTAATCCTCAGGCTCGGCGTTTTGACCAGCTGACTTATCTTGAGGTTCTGCAAAAGGAACTGAAGGTGATGGATGCCGCCGCGATTTCTGTTTGCATGGATAATGATCTGCCGATTCTGGTTTTCAACCTGACTAAACGCGGCAATATTCTGCGGGTAGTTTGCGGCGAAAACATCGGGACCAGAGTCGGTCAGCTGAAGGAGAATTCTGAATGA
- the tsf gene encoding translation elongation factor Ts — translation MAEISAAMVKELREKTGAGIMDCKAALKEKEGNLEEALTYLREKGLASASKKGGRITSEGVVASYIHAGGKIGVMVEVNCETDFVARTDDFVDFVKDVAMHIAAAAPVALKREDVEPGLVASERAIYRTQALESGKPEKILDKIIDGKMEKFFKDSCLLEQAFVKDTDISIEDLIKQMIAKTGENISIRRFTRYVMGEGLEKKSCDLAQEVAAQLKQG, via the coding sequence ATGGCTGAGATTTCAGCAGCAATGGTTAAGGAATTGCGGGAAAAAACCGGTGCCGGCATTATGGACTGCAAGGCGGCGCTGAAGGAAAAAGAGGGCAATCTTGAAGAAGCATTGACCTATTTAAGGGAAAAAGGCCTGGCTTCGGCGTCAAAAAAGGGTGGCCGTATAACTTCAGAAGGGGTAGTTGCTTCCTATATCCATGCTGGTGGTAAAATCGGAGTTATGGTTGAGGTTAACTGCGAGACTGATTTTGTTGCCAGAACCGATGATTTTGTTGATTTTGTCAAAGACGTTGCCATGCATATCGCGGCCGCCGCACCGGTGGCTCTGAAACGTGAAGATGTAGAGCCTGGGTTGGTTGCAAGCGAAAGGGCGATTTATCGCACCCAGGCTTTGGAAAGTGGAAAGCCGGAGAAGATCCTTGATAAGATCATTGACGGCAAGATGGAAAAGTTTTTTAAAGACAGCTGTTTGCTGGAACAGGCTTTTGTCAAGGATACCGATATATCGATTGAGGATCTGATCAAGCAGATGATTGCCAAGACCGGTGAAAATATCAGTATCCGCCGTTTTACCCGTTATGTCATGGGTGAGGGGCTGGAAAAAAAAAGTTGTGATCTGGCGCAAGAAGTCGCCGCCCAGCTTAAGCAGGGATAA
- the rpsB gene encoding 30S ribosomal protein S2, translating to MAMVSMRQLLESGVHFGHQTKRWNPKMKKYIFGARNGIYIIDLQKTIKLYRTAYKAIVETVAQGGDVLFVGTKKQAQESIKEAAENAGMYWVNSRWLGGMMTNFDTIKKSINRLRKLETMKEDGTYELLPKKEVLQLEKKREKLEKNLGGVKNMKKIPSCIFVIDTKREAIAVAEANKLGIPVVAIVDTNCDPDSIDYVVPGNDDAIRAIKLFCTSISEACLEGKALRDERMQAQDDDDFEAVIDEGKMPIVERVGEETFADTDAVEV from the coding sequence ATGGCTATGGTAAGCATGCGTCAGCTGCTCGAGTCTGGCGTCCATTTCGGTCACCAGACCAAACGTTGGAACCCGAAAATGAAAAAATATATTTTTGGGGCCCGCAACGGCATCTATATCATCGATCTGCAGAAGACCATCAAACTTTATCGGACCGCGTACAAGGCAATTGTTGAAACAGTAGCTCAAGGCGGCGATGTTCTTTTTGTCGGGACCAAGAAACAGGCTCAGGAAAGTATTAAGGAAGCCGCCGAGAATGCCGGAATGTATTGGGTTAACAGCCGCTGGCTGGGTGGTATGATGACTAATTTTGATACCATTAAGAAAAGTATTAACCGTCTGCGTAAGCTGGAAACCATGAAGGAAGACGGTACTTACGAACTTCTGCCCAAAAAGGAAGTCTTGCAGTTGGAAAAGAAGAGGGAAAAGCTGGAGAAAAACCTTGGCGGAGTCAAGAACATGAAGAAAATTCCGTCATGCATTTTTGTCATCGATACCAAGCGTGAAGCGATTGCCGTGGCGGAAGCCAACAAGTTGGGAATTCCGGTGGTAGCGATTGTTGATACCAATTGCGACCCTGATTCAATTGATTACGTTGTTCCCGGCAACGATGACGCTATTCGGGCGATTAAACTTTTTTGCACCAGCATTTCCGAGGCCTGTCTCGAAGGTAAAGCTCTGCGCGACGAGCGCATGCAGGCACAGGACGACGATGACTTCGAGGCGGTTATTGATGAAGGTAAAATGCCGATTGTCGAGCGGGTTGGTGAAGAAACATTTGCCGACACTGATGCGGTCGAAGTTTAA